From Streptomyces sp. TLI_053, a single genomic window includes:
- a CDS encoding PadR family transcriptional regulator, translated as MSLPHAILTALLERPSSGLELTRRFDRSIGFFWSATHQQIYRELGRLETTGLIRALPQAGPVRGQKKEYEVLPAGRAELARWTAAAEDPRPIRDPLLLRLRAAAVVGTAGLDAELRRHLDLHRAQLAHYEAIGRRDFPAGEEGGGEPLQHAVLRAGVGLESFWVRWLAETVESLPPAPAPAPTPAPGPQPAEWSENPS; from the coding sequence ATGTCGCTGCCGCACGCCATCCTCACCGCCCTGCTGGAGCGGCCCTCCTCGGGGCTGGAGCTGACCCGGCGGTTCGACAGGTCGATCGGCTTCTTCTGGTCCGCGACCCACCAGCAGATCTACCGCGAGCTGGGCCGTCTGGAGACCACCGGGCTGATCCGGGCGCTCCCGCAGGCCGGTCCGGTGCGCGGGCAGAAGAAGGAGTACGAGGTGCTGCCCGCCGGCCGCGCCGAACTGGCGCGGTGGACGGCCGCCGCCGAGGACCCCCGGCCGATCCGCGACCCGCTGCTGCTGCGGCTGCGCGCCGCCGCCGTGGTCGGCACGGCCGGGCTCGACGCCGAGCTGCGCCGCCATCTCGACCTGCACCGGGCGCAGTTGGCCCACTACGAGGCGATCGGGCGGCGCGACTTCCCGGCGGGGGAGGAGGGCGGGGGCGAGCCGCTCCAGCACGCGGTCCTGCGGGCCGGGGTCGGGCTGGAGTCCTTCTGGGTGCGGTGGCTCGCGGAGACCGTCGAGAGCCTGCCGCCGGCACCGGCACCGGCACCGACCCCGGCACCGGGCCCGCAGCCGGCCGAGTGGTCGGAAAACCCCTCCTGA
- a CDS encoding FAD-binding oxidoreductase, translating to MKWDAWGDPALAKELSADIKGLLAAALGVTGDAAPGPDASEVVLRPSALTPDDLAALAAVVGAAHLSTADADRLPRAGGKSTPDLLRRRSRDPQDAPDAVVLPGGEDEITALLAVCTERRIAVVPFGGGTSVVGGLAPERGSFAAVVSLDLRRLDQLLDLDETSGEALLGAGLTGPAAEALLAERGFELGHYPQSFRFATIGGFAATRSSGQNSAGHGRFDDMVRGLRVVTPTGVLDLGRAPASAAGPDLRELFLGSEGALGVITAVRVRVHPVPAVKAYEAWSFPDFTTGAAALRAVEQQGTGPTVIRLSDEAETMINLAMTEKIGGEAAVSGCLAVTVFEGTAEQVAARHQLTRAALLAAGGTSLGEAPARAWEHGRFNAPYLRDSLLDAGALCETLETAAGWRDLHALRFAVTTALTEALPGSLVLCHISHVYPTGASLYFTVVAALGEEPLEQWGAAKRAAGDAIVRSGGTITHHHAVGTDHRPWMADEIGDLGVRILRAVKAEIDPAGILNPGKLIP from the coding sequence ATGAAGTGGGACGCCTGGGGCGACCCGGCCCTCGCCAAGGAGCTGTCCGCCGACATCAAGGGCCTGCTCGCCGCCGCCCTCGGTGTCACCGGCGACGCCGCCCCCGGGCCCGACGCCTCGGAGGTCGTCCTGCGGCCGTCCGCCCTCACCCCCGACGACCTCGCGGCCCTCGCCGCCGTCGTCGGCGCGGCCCACCTCAGCACCGCCGACGCCGACCGCCTCCCCCGGGCCGGCGGCAAGTCCACCCCCGACCTGCTGCGCCGCCGCTCGCGCGACCCGCAGGACGCGCCCGACGCCGTCGTGCTGCCCGGCGGCGAGGACGAGATCACCGCGCTGCTCGCCGTCTGCACCGAGCGCCGGATCGCCGTCGTGCCGTTCGGCGGCGGCACCAGCGTCGTCGGCGGACTGGCCCCGGAACGCGGGTCGTTCGCCGCCGTCGTCTCGCTCGACCTGCGCCGGCTCGACCAGCTCCTCGACCTCGACGAGACCTCCGGCGAGGCCCTGCTCGGCGCCGGCCTCACCGGCCCGGCCGCCGAGGCCCTGCTCGCCGAGCGCGGCTTCGAACTCGGCCACTACCCGCAGAGCTTCCGCTTCGCCACCATCGGCGGCTTCGCGGCCACCCGCTCCTCCGGGCAGAACTCGGCCGGCCACGGACGGTTCGACGACATGGTGCGCGGCCTGCGGGTGGTCACCCCGACCGGCGTGCTCGACCTCGGCCGCGCCCCGGCCTCCGCCGCCGGACCCGACCTGCGCGAGCTGTTCCTCGGCTCCGAGGGCGCCCTCGGCGTGATCACCGCCGTCCGGGTGCGGGTCCACCCCGTGCCCGCCGTCAAGGCCTACGAGGCCTGGTCGTTCCCCGACTTCACCACCGGCGCCGCCGCGCTGCGCGCCGTCGAGCAGCAGGGCACCGGCCCGACCGTCATCCGGCTCTCCGACGAGGCCGAGACGATGATCAACCTGGCCATGACCGAGAAGATCGGCGGCGAGGCCGCCGTCAGCGGCTGCCTCGCGGTCACCGTCTTCGAGGGCACCGCCGAGCAGGTCGCCGCCCGCCACCAGCTCACCCGCGCCGCGCTGCTCGCCGCCGGCGGCACCTCGCTCGGCGAGGCCCCCGCCCGGGCCTGGGAGCACGGCCGCTTCAACGCCCCGTACCTGCGCGACTCGCTGCTCGACGCGGGCGCGCTGTGCGAGACCCTGGAGACCGCCGCCGGCTGGCGCGACCTGCACGCCCTGCGGTTCGCCGTCACCACCGCGCTGACCGAGGCCCTGCCCGGCTCGCTGGTGCTGTGCCACATCTCGCACGTCTACCCGACCGGCGCCTCGCTCTACTTCACCGTGGTCGCCGCCCTCGGCGAGGAGCCGCTCGAGCAGTGGGGCGCCGCCAAGCGGGCCGCCGGCGACGCCATCGTCCGGTCCGGCGGCACCATCACCCACCACCACGCCGTCGGCACCGACCACCGCCCCTGGATGGCCGACGAGATCGGCGACCTCGGCGTGCGCATCCTGCGCGCCGTCAAGGCCGAGATCGACCCCGCCGGCATCCTCAACCCGGGCAAGCTGATCCCGTGA
- a CDS encoding LysR family transcriptional regulator → MTTLRQFEYLVTVVDTGSFTRAAELLHVTQPALSHQVRALEKAVGGPLLERLPRAVRPTPMGRAVLPHARAALADAERLRAAALSAAGLAGGELELATVYSVSLGLLPPVLRAWRAAHPEVRIRLREFAHTEDLRAAMAAGQADVAVGPLPTGWEGPIRELGTEEFVLVLPADGPTGPEEPGGAAGPAGTTGPDGAPVPLAALAGRDWVHYAPGNGLADVVDAACAEAGFRPGVAVRTEQTAAAPLLAAAGLGPALVPANIVPPGFDGLVRRPEPPVRRPLVAYTRTRPDALTTAFVELLARRVRLLPDGASGGAGGGAVGSADVSADGFS, encoded by the coding sequence ATGACCACGCTCCGACAGTTCGAGTACCTGGTGACCGTCGTCGACACCGGCTCCTTCACCCGTGCCGCCGAGCTGCTGCACGTCACCCAGCCGGCGCTCTCGCACCAGGTGCGGGCGCTGGAGAAGGCCGTCGGCGGTCCGCTGCTGGAGCGGCTGCCGCGGGCGGTGCGGCCCACACCGATGGGGCGCGCGGTGCTGCCGCACGCGCGGGCGGCGCTGGCCGACGCCGAGCGGTTGCGGGCAGCCGCCCTGAGCGCGGCCGGACTGGCGGGCGGGGAGCTGGAGTTGGCGACGGTGTACTCGGTGAGCCTGGGCCTGCTGCCGCCGGTGCTGCGGGCCTGGCGGGCGGCGCACCCGGAGGTGCGGATCCGGCTGCGGGAGTTCGCGCACACCGAGGACCTCCGGGCGGCGATGGCGGCGGGGCAGGCGGACGTGGCGGTGGGGCCGTTGCCGACGGGCTGGGAGGGGCCGATCCGGGAGCTGGGGACGGAGGAGTTCGTCCTGGTGCTCCCGGCCGACGGGCCGACCGGGCCGGAGGAGCCGGGCGGGGCAGCCGGTCCGGCCGGGACGACGGGGCCGGACGGCGCCCCGGTGCCGCTGGCGGCGCTGGCCGGGCGCGACTGGGTGCACTACGCGCCCGGCAACGGCCTGGCGGACGTGGTGGACGCGGCCTGCGCCGAGGCCGGGTTCCGCCCGGGGGTGGCGGTGCGCACCGAGCAGACGGCGGCGGCGCCGCTGCTCGCGGCGGCCGGGCTGGGCCCGGCGCTGGTGCCCGCGAACATCGTGCCGCCCGGTTTCGACGGGCTGGTGCGCCGGCCCGAACCGCCGGTGCGGCGGCCGCTGGTGGCCTACACCAGGACCAGGCCGGACGCGCTGACGACGGCGTTCGTCGAACTGCTGGCCCGGCGGGTCCGGCTGCTGCCCGACGGGGCGAGCGGTGGGGCCGGCGGTGGGGCGGTCGGATCGGCGGATGTCTCGGCCGACGGATTCTCGTGA
- a CDS encoding SDR family oxidoreductase gives MTDSTLPLASRRVVVIGAGSRTGRALAHAASAAGAELVLAGPDPRKLEWTAGELPGPARTVHVDLADEASVAALAAATGRFDHLVSTAAMPANGPLAELELADIHRAFAAKVYGPLLLAKHLAPQAATDTPDGASFTFFSGVAAWRPAPARTVMATTNGALAFLVQALAVEIAPVRVNAVSPGIVDTGAWDGLGPDKAAFLRSVAERNPARRTGTVEDLVRAVRFAMTSPFVTGTVLHVDGGGRLA, from the coding sequence ATGACCGACAGCACTCTTCCGCTCGCCTCCCGCCGCGTCGTCGTGATCGGCGCGGGCTCCCGCACCGGCCGCGCCCTCGCCCATGCCGCCTCCGCCGCCGGCGCCGAACTCGTCCTCGCCGGCCCCGACCCGCGCAAGCTGGAGTGGACGGCCGGCGAACTGCCCGGCCCCGCACGGACCGTGCACGTCGACCTCGCCGACGAGGCGTCCGTCGCCGCCCTCGCGGCCGCCACCGGCCGCTTCGACCACCTGGTCTCCACCGCCGCCATGCCCGCCAACGGCCCGCTCGCCGAACTCGAACTCGCCGACATCCACCGGGCTTTCGCCGCCAAGGTCTACGGACCGCTGCTGCTCGCCAAGCACCTCGCGCCGCAGGCCGCCACGGACACCCCCGACGGCGCCTCCTTCACCTTCTTCTCCGGGGTCGCCGCCTGGCGCCCGGCCCCCGCCCGCACCGTGATGGCGACCACCAACGGCGCGCTGGCCTTCCTCGTCCAGGCCCTCGCGGTCGAGATCGCCCCGGTCCGGGTCAACGCCGTCTCCCCCGGCATCGTCGACACCGGCGCCTGGGACGGCCTGGGGCCCGACAAGGCCGCCTTCCTGCGCTCCGTCGCCGAGCGCAACCCGGCCCGCCGCACCGGCACCGTCGAGGACCTCGTCCGCGCCGTCCGGTTCGCCATGACCAGCCCCTTCGTCACCGGCACCGTCCTGCACGTGGACGGCGGCGGCCGGCTGGCCTGA
- a CDS encoding NADPH-dependent 2,4-dienoyl-CoA reductase: MTTTASTPPPPYPHLLRPLDLGFTTLPNRVIMGSMHVGLEEAENGFERMAAFYAERARGGVGLIVTGGIAPNEAGRPWDGGAKLTTEEEADRHRVVTDAVHAAGGRIALQILHFGRYAYHPALVAPSAVQAPISPFPPRALTADEVEATVDDFARCAELARRAGYDGVEIMGSEGYLINEFVAAATNHREDEWGGTYENRMRFPVEIVRRVRERVGPDFILIYRLSMLDLVPGGSTLDEVVTLAKAVEAAGATIINTGIGWHEARIPTIATSVPRGAWAWVTERVMGSVSVPLVATNRINTPELAERLLAEGCADLVSLARPLLADPDFVAKAAAGRPEAVNTCIGCNQACLDHTFSGRITSCLVNPRACHETELVLAPTRRAKRIGVVGAGPAGLACAVTAAERGHRVTLFDAAAVIGGQLDIARRIPGKEEFAETLRYYRHRLEDLGVEQRLGRAVDAAELAAEGFDEVVLATGVSPRVPGPADLPGVDHPSVLGYLDVLRDGAAVGERVAVLGAGGIGFDVAEFLTDAGDAPSLDPAVHRRHWGIDGDYRERGGLARPERPEPPRRVHLFQRRTSKVGAGLGKTTGWIHRTELKHRGVVMVAGAGYDRIDDAGLHFTVDGEPQLLPVDTVVLCTGQEPRRDLDAALRALGVAPHLIGGADEAAELDAKRAVKQGTELAAAL, encoded by the coding sequence ATGACGACGACCGCCAGCACCCCGCCGCCGCCCTACCCGCACCTGCTGCGCCCGCTCGACCTCGGTTTCACCACCCTCCCCAACCGCGTGATCATGGGCTCCATGCACGTCGGCCTGGAGGAGGCCGAGAACGGCTTCGAGCGGATGGCCGCCTTCTACGCCGAACGCGCCCGCGGCGGTGTCGGCCTCATCGTCACCGGCGGCATCGCCCCCAACGAGGCCGGGCGCCCCTGGGACGGCGGCGCCAAGCTCACCACCGAGGAGGAGGCGGACCGGCACCGCGTCGTCACCGACGCCGTGCACGCCGCCGGCGGCCGGATCGCCCTCCAGATCCTGCACTTCGGCCGCTACGCCTACCACCCCGCCCTGGTCGCCCCCAGCGCCGTGCAGGCCCCGATCAGCCCGTTCCCGCCCCGCGCCCTCACCGCCGACGAGGTCGAGGCCACCGTCGACGACTTCGCCCGCTGCGCCGAACTCGCCCGCCGGGCCGGCTACGACGGCGTCGAGATCATGGGTTCCGAGGGCTACCTGATCAACGAGTTCGTCGCCGCCGCCACCAACCACCGCGAGGACGAGTGGGGAGGCACCTACGAGAACCGGATGCGCTTCCCGGTCGAGATCGTCCGCCGGGTCCGGGAACGGGTCGGACCGGACTTCATCCTGATCTACCGGCTCTCCATGCTCGACCTCGTCCCCGGCGGCTCCACCCTGGACGAGGTGGTCACGCTCGCCAAGGCGGTCGAGGCGGCCGGCGCCACCATCATCAACACCGGCATCGGCTGGCACGAGGCGCGCATCCCCACCATCGCCACCTCGGTGCCGCGCGGCGCCTGGGCCTGGGTGACCGAGCGGGTCATGGGCTCGGTGTCCGTGCCGCTGGTCGCCACCAACCGGATCAACACCCCCGAGCTGGCCGAGCGGCTGCTCGCCGAGGGCTGCGCCGACCTGGTCTCGCTCGCCCGCCCGCTGCTCGCCGACCCGGACTTCGTCGCCAAGGCCGCGGCGGGCCGCCCCGAGGCCGTCAACACCTGCATCGGGTGCAACCAGGCCTGCCTCGACCACACCTTCAGCGGGAGGATCACCTCCTGCCTGGTCAACCCGCGGGCCTGCCACGAGACCGAGCTGGTGCTCGCCCCGACCCGGCGGGCCAAGCGGATCGGCGTCGTCGGGGCCGGACCGGCCGGTCTCGCCTGCGCCGTCACCGCCGCCGAGCGCGGCCACCGGGTCACCCTGTTCGACGCCGCCGCCGTCATCGGCGGGCAGCTCGACATCGCCCGCCGGATCCCCGGCAAGGAGGAGTTCGCGGAGACCCTGCGCTACTACCGCCACCGGCTGGAGGACCTCGGCGTGGAGCAGCGGCTCGGCCGCGCGGTCGACGCGGCCGAACTCGCCGCCGAGGGCTTCGACGAGGTCGTGCTCGCCACCGGGGTCAGCCCGCGCGTCCCCGGCCCCGCCGACCTGCCGGGCGTCGACCACCCCAGCGTGCTCGGCTACCTCGACGTGCTGCGCGACGGCGCCGCCGTCGGCGAGCGGGTCGCCGTCCTCGGCGCGGGCGGCATCGGCTTCGACGTCGCGGAGTTCCTCACCGACGCGGGCGACGCGCCGAGCCTCGACCCGGCCGTGCACCGCCGGCACTGGGGCATCGACGGGGACTACCGCGAGCGCGGCGGCCTCGCCCGTCCCGAGCGGCCCGAGCCGCCGCGCCGGGTCCACCTGTTCCAGCGCCGCACCAGCAAGGTCGGCGCCGGGCTGGGGAAGACCACCGGCTGGATCCACCGCACCGAGCTCAAGCACCGCGGCGTCGTCATGGTCGCCGGCGCGGGCTACGACCGGATCGACGACGCGGGCCTGCACTTCACCGTCGACGGCGAGCCGCAGCTGCTGCCGGTCGACACCGTGGTGCTGTGCACCGGCCAGGAACCGCGCCGCGACCTCGACGCCGCCCTGCGCGCCCTGGGTGTCGCCCCGCACCTGATCGGCGGCGCCGACGAGGCGGCCGAACTCGACGCCAAGCGCGCGGTCAAGCAGGGCACCGAGCTCGCCGCCGCGCTCTGA
- a CDS encoding FAD-dependent monooxygenase has protein sequence MRGGSVAVVGGSIAGSAFARAAARGGAERVTVLERSPGHLEDRGVGLCVLLDRYDELVLAGHLDDGIRHHPLTTRHWVAKDPAGPPRGRVLWVQPMAMHSFHWGVLWQGLRERTPDRVEFRPGTAVTAAGGTDLAGPAWVETAAGGREPFDLVVGADGHRSVVRAAVCPEARAEYAGYVAWRGSFDARLLDRLPGGAAHWPEAEVITACYPGGQVVLYRIPGLTPGTTLVNWVFYAPAPDWLRTAGGTDPLGFAVGSLDAARRGELSALAERVLPPYWAGVVDLTPVERILLQPIHDLETPRRTAGRLLLAGDAATLVRPHTTSGAAKALQDACAFEDAWRAAEDWADLLPGYDRERGAAGRALVELSRRLGRAQVTGAPDWSAVDGPAMAAWWRDQLGASGGFGGLALERKPNPPGAEGR, from the coding sequence GTGCGGGGTGGATCGGTCGCCGTGGTCGGCGGCAGCATCGCGGGCAGTGCGTTCGCACGGGCGGCGGCCCGGGGCGGGGCCGAGCGGGTCACCGTGCTGGAGCGCAGCCCGGGACATCTGGAGGACCGCGGGGTGGGCCTGTGCGTCCTGCTGGACCGCTACGACGAACTGGTCCTGGCCGGCCACCTGGACGACGGCATCCGCCACCATCCGCTCACCACCCGGCACTGGGTGGCCAAGGACCCGGCGGGCCCTCCGCGCGGGCGGGTGCTGTGGGTGCAGCCGATGGCCATGCACTCGTTCCACTGGGGCGTGCTGTGGCAGGGGCTGCGCGAACGCACCCCCGACCGGGTGGAGTTCCGCCCCGGGACGGCCGTCACGGCGGCCGGCGGCACCGACCTCGCCGGGCCGGCCTGGGTGGAGACGGCGGCCGGCGGGCGCGAGCCCTTCGACCTGGTGGTGGGCGCCGACGGCCACCGGTCGGTGGTGCGCGCCGCCGTCTGCCCGGAGGCCCGGGCCGAGTACGCCGGGTACGTCGCCTGGCGCGGCAGCTTCGACGCCCGGTTGCTCGACCGGCTCCCGGGCGGCGCGGCCCACTGGCCCGAGGCGGAGGTGATCACCGCCTGCTACCCCGGCGGACAGGTCGTGCTCTACCGGATCCCGGGCCTGACCCCCGGCACCACCCTGGTGAACTGGGTCTTCTACGCCCCCGCACCCGACTGGCTGCGGACCGCCGGCGGCACCGACCCGCTCGGCTTCGCGGTCGGCTCGCTGGACGCCGCCCGCCGCGGCGAACTGTCCGCGCTCGCGGAGCGCGTCCTGCCGCCGTACTGGGCCGGCGTGGTCGACCTGACGCCCGTCGAGCGGATCCTGCTCCAGCCGATCCACGACCTGGAGACCCCGCGCCGCACCGCCGGCCGCCTGCTGCTCGCCGGGGACGCCGCGACCCTCGTCCGCCCGCACACGACCAGCGGTGCGGCGAAGGCGCTGCAGGACGCCTGCGCCTTCGAGGACGCCTGGCGGGCGGCGGAGGACTGGGCCGACCTGCTGCCCGGCTACGACCGCGAGCGCGGCGCGGCGGGGCGGGCGCTGGTGGAGCTCAGCCGCCGGCTCGGGCGGGCGCAGGTCACCGGGGCGCCGGACTGGTCGGCCGTGGACGGGCCGGCGATGGCCGCGTGGTGGCGCGACCAGCTGGGCGCCTCGGGCGGCTTCGGCGGGCTGGCGCTGGAGCGGAAGCCGAATCCGCCGGGGGCGGAGGGGCGCTGA
- a CDS encoding TerD family protein, producing MGVSLAKGGNVSLTKEAPGLTAVIVGLGWDVRTTTGADYDLDASALLCNAHGKVVSDQHFVFFNNLRSPDGSVEHSGDNLTGGGDGDDEQIKVDLAGVPADVAKVVFPVSIYDADARFQSFGQVRNAFIRIVNQANGQELARYDLTEDASTETAMVFGELYRNGAEWKFRAIGQGYASGLRGIATDYGVNV from the coding sequence GTGGGAGTTTCGCTGGCCAAGGGCGGCAACGTCTCGCTGACCAAGGAGGCGCCGGGCCTGACGGCCGTCATCGTCGGACTCGGCTGGGACGTCCGTACCACCACCGGCGCCGACTACGACCTGGACGCGAGCGCGCTGCTCTGCAACGCGCACGGCAAGGTGGTCTCGGACCAGCACTTCGTCTTCTTCAACAACCTGCGCAGCCCGGACGGTTCGGTCGAGCACAGCGGCGACAACCTGACCGGTGGCGGCGACGGCGACGACGAGCAGATCAAGGTCGACCTGGCCGGTGTCCCGGCCGACGTGGCCAAGGTGGTCTTCCCGGTGTCGATCTACGACGCCGACGCCCGGTTCCAGAGCTTCGGCCAGGTGCGCAACGCCTTCATCCGGATCGTCAACCAGGCCAACGGCCAGGAGCTGGCCCGGTACGACCTCACCGAGGACGCCTCCACCGAGACGGCGATGGTCTTCGGCGAGCTGTACCGCAACGGTGCCGAGTGGAAGTTCCGCGCGATCGGCCAGGGCTACGCCTCCGGCCTGCGCGGCATCGCGACGGACTACGGCGTCAACGTCTGA
- a CDS encoding RICIN domain-containing protein: MRSSRQSTARSTARSVVVAGSVLAAATVLAAPAQAAPVLHGYANVAVGKCLDIRGNSTADGALLQEFDCKNASNQRFWTDTDSADGNTEIRVQRSGLCLEPTGAHPGSIVLQRACTGAAGQRWEIVPKGPGAVVLRHPATGQCLNDYASGVGSERTANMWTCLDNAWQTWAVR; the protein is encoded by the coding sequence ATGCGATCCAGCCGCCAGTCCACCGCCCGCTCCACCGCCCGCTCCGTCGTCGTCGCCGGGTCGGTGCTCGCCGCCGCCACCGTGCTGGCCGCGCCCGCGCAGGCGGCGCCGGTCCTGCACGGCTACGCCAATGTCGCGGTGGGCAAGTGCCTCGACATCCGGGGCAACTCCACCGCGGACGGCGCGCTGCTCCAGGAGTTCGACTGCAAGAACGCCTCGAACCAGCGGTTCTGGACCGACACCGACTCCGCCGACGGGAACACCGAGATCCGGGTGCAGCGGTCCGGGCTCTGTCTCGAGCCGACCGGCGCGCACCCCGGCAGCATCGTCCTCCAGCGGGCGTGCACCGGTGCGGCCGGCCAGCGCTGGGAGATCGTCCCGAAGGGCCCCGGCGCGGTCGTGCTCCGGCACCCGGCGACCGGCCAGTGCCTGAACGACTACGCCTCCGGCGTCGGCAGCGAGCGCACCGCCAACATGTGGACCTGCCTCGACAACGCCTGGCAGACCTGGGCGGTGCGCTGA
- a CDS encoding glycerol-3-phosphate dehydrogenase/oxidase, protein MTTTAGPFAGTARLTARRRELELSALADRPSVDLLVIGGGVTGAGVALDAAARGLCVALVESRDLAFGTSRWSSKLVHGGLRYLASGRIGVARESAVERGVLMTRTAPHLVRPLPQLVPLLDGLFRPGQAALVRVGFHAGDALRLSAGTPGGLLPRVRRVGADRARALVPGLRGAGLSGALVAHDGQLVDDARLVVALARTAAQYGATVLTRVRAEEVTGTGARLVDSLTGASFQLNARAVVNATGVWAGEVDPSIRLRPSRGTHLVVDAAALGRPLAALTVPVPGSTSRFVFALPQQLGRVAIGLTDEDAPGPVPDEPQPSETEIDFLLDTVNGALETALTRADVRGAYAGLRPLIDTGDGATADLSRQHAVLESPNGVITVVGGKLTTYRRMAEDAVDSAVRLRGLPARACWTARLPLVGAPNHRDSRPVPEGEVAASLLARHGGAAQEVLAVGEELLGAGYGAPVAEGIDVSRAEIAYALTHEGALDVADVLHRRTRIGLVAADAERARAAVEGIAAKASV, encoded by the coding sequence ATGACCACCACCGCCGGGCCCTTCGCCGGGACCGCCCGACTCACCGCCCGCCGCCGCGAGTTGGAGCTCTCCGCGCTCGCCGACCGCCCGTCGGTCGACCTGCTGGTGATCGGCGGCGGTGTCACCGGCGCGGGGGTCGCCCTGGACGCGGCCGCGCGCGGACTGTGCGTGGCGCTGGTGGAGTCCCGCGATCTCGCCTTCGGGACCAGCCGGTGGAGCTCCAAGCTCGTCCACGGCGGTCTGCGCTACCTCGCCTCGGGCCGGATCGGGGTGGCCCGGGAGAGCGCCGTCGAGCGCGGTGTGCTGATGACCCGCACCGCCCCGCACCTGGTCCGGCCGCTGCCGCAACTCGTGCCGCTGCTGGACGGGTTGTTCCGCCCCGGCCAGGCCGCACTGGTCCGGGTCGGCTTCCACGCGGGCGACGCGCTGCGGCTGAGCGCCGGCACCCCGGGCGGTCTGCTGCCCCGGGTCCGCCGGGTCGGCGCCGACCGCGCCCGGGCCCTGGTGCCGGGTCTGCGCGGTGCGGGCCTGTCCGGTGCGCTGGTCGCCCATGACGGCCAACTCGTCGACGACGCCCGGCTGGTGGTGGCTCTGGCCCGCACCGCGGCGCAGTACGGGGCGACCGTGCTCACCCGGGTGCGCGCCGAGGAGGTCACCGGGACGGGCGCCCGGCTCGTCGACTCCCTCACCGGGGCGTCGTTCCAGCTGAACGCCCGCGCCGTCGTGAACGCCACCGGTGTGTGGGCGGGCGAGGTGGACCCGTCGATCCGGCTGCGGCCCAGCCGGGGCACCCACCTGGTGGTGGACGCGGCCGCGCTCGGCCGGCCGCTCGCCGCGCTGACCGTCCCGGTGCCCGGCTCCACCAGCCGTTTCGTCTTCGCGCTGCCGCAGCAGCTCGGCCGGGTGGCGATCGGCCTCACCGACGAGGACGCGCCCGGCCCGGTCCCCGACGAGCCGCAGCCCTCCGAGACCGAGATCGACTTCCTCCTCGACACCGTGAACGGCGCCCTGGAGACGGCGCTGACCAGGGCCGATGTACGCGGCGCGTACGCGGGGCTGCGTCCGCTGATCGACACCGGCGACGGCGCCACCGCCGACCTCTCCCGGCAGCACGCCGTCCTGGAGTCGCCGAACGGCGTGATCACCGTGGTCGGCGGCAAGCTCACCACCTACCGCCGGATGGCCGAGGACGCCGTGGACAGCGCCGTCCGGCTGCGCGGGCTGCCCGCCCGCGCCTGCTGGACGGCCCGGCTGCCGCTGGTCGGCGCGCCCAACCACCGGGACAGCCGCCCGGTGCCGGAGGGCGAGGTGGCGGCCTCGCTGCTCGCCCGGCACGGCGGCGCGGCGCAGGAGGTACTGGCGGTGGGCGAGGAACTCCTCGGCGCCGGGTACGGGGCGCCGGTCGCCGAGGGGATCGACGTCAGCCGCGCCGAGATCGCGTACGCGCTCACGCACGAGGGCGCGCTGGACGTGGCGGACGTGCTGCACCGGCGCACCCGGATCGGCCTCGTCGCGGCGGACGCCGAGCGCGCCCGGGCGGCCGTCGAGGGGATCGCGGCGAAGGCTTCGGTCTGA
- a CDS encoding TetR/AcrR family transcriptional regulator, with protein sequence MSSSNEPHEPHESGAERAAGSNAGPVAGSVAGRGIGPAAGPVTERAAERGTDDAILDAAAELIVQLGVGRAQLAEIARRAGVSRPTVYRRWPDVRAVIGALLTREIAATRDTVRLTGTDRGAFVDGVVEVAVRLRDHPVLGALLRSGDSDTLFEYVVDRMGASQRGLLEALRSGIDQGQLHGSIRAGEPLELAAMVLLIAQSTVQSHRMVAPVLSEEAWRRELARALDGYLAP encoded by the coding sequence ATGTCAAGTAGTAACGAGCCTCACGAGCCTCACGAGTCGGGCGCCGAGCGCGCCGCCGGGTCCAACGCCGGGCCTGTCGCCGGGTCTGTCGCCGGGCGCGGGATCGGGCCTGCCGCCGGGCCTGTCACCGAGCGTGCCGCCGAGCGCGGCACCGATGACGCGATCCTCGATGCCGCCGCCGAGCTGATCGTCCAACTCGGCGTGGGCCGGGCCCAGTTGGCTGAGATTGCGCGCCGCGCCGGGGTGAGCCGGCCGACCGTCTACCGGCGCTGGCCGGACGTCCGCGCCGTGATCGGCGCACTGCTCACCCGGGAGATCGCCGCCACCCGGGACACCGTCCGCCTCACCGGCACCGACCGGGGCGCGTTCGTCGACGGTGTGGTCGAGGTGGCCGTCCGGCTGCGCGACCATCCGGTGCTGGGCGCGCTGCTGCGCTCCGGCGACTCCGACACGCTCTTCGAGTACGTGGTCGACCGGATGGGCGCCAGCCAGCGCGGACTGCTGGAGGCGCTGCGGTCGGGGATCGACCAGGGACAGCTGCACGGCTCGATCCGGGCCGGGGAACCGCTCGAACTGGCCGCGATGGTGCTGCTGATCGCCCAGTCCACCGTGCAGTCGCACCGCATGGTGGCCCCGGTGCTGTCCGAGGAGGCCTGGCGGCGGGAGCTCGCCCGGGCCCTCGACGGGTACCTCGCGCCGTAA